Proteins from one Salmonella bongori NCTC 12419 genomic window:
- a CDS encoding 3-phenylpropionate MFS transporter, giving the protein MALHSTRWLALSYFTYFFSYGIFLPFWSVWLKGLGLTPETIGLLLGVGLVARFLGSLLIAPRVSDPSRLIFALRVLALLTLVFALAFWAGTYVAWLMVVMVGFNLFFSPLVPLTDALANTWQKQITLDYGRVRLWGSVAFVIGSALTGKLVSLFDYQAILTLLSLGVASMLLGMLLRPSVPPQGETRQQESAGFPAWRMLVTQSWRFLACVCLLQGAHAAYYGFSAIYWQGAGYSASAVGYLWSLGVVAEVIIFALSKKLFRRFSARDLLLLSAVCGVVRWGLMGWSTALPWLIVIQILHCGTFTVCHLAAMRYIAARQGSEVIRLQAVYSAVAMGGSIAIMTVFAGFLYQHLGSGVFWIMALVALPAIFLRPKVIAAS; this is encoded by the coding sequence ATGGCATTGCATTCCACGCGCTGGCTGGCGCTCAGTTATTTCACCTACTTCTTTAGTTACGGTATTTTTCTGCCATTCTGGAGCGTCTGGCTCAAAGGTCTTGGGCTAACGCCGGAAACCATTGGCCTTCTGCTGGGCGTGGGTCTGGTCGCGCGTTTTCTCGGTAGCCTGCTCATTGCTCCCCGCGTGAGCGATCCCTCACGGTTGATTTTCGCGTTGCGTGTCCTGGCGTTGCTGACGCTGGTGTTTGCGCTGGCATTCTGGGCGGGAACGTATGTCGCGTGGCTCATGGTGGTGATGGTCGGTTTTAACCTCTTTTTTTCACCCCTGGTACCGCTGACTGATGCGCTGGCCAATACCTGGCAAAAGCAAATCACCCTTGATTATGGCCGGGTGCGGCTGTGGGGGTCTGTTGCTTTCGTGATTGGTTCGGCCCTTACCGGTAAGCTGGTTAGCCTGTTTGATTACCAGGCGATTCTGACGCTGTTGTCTCTCGGCGTCGCCTCAATGTTGCTGGGTATGCTGTTACGTCCCAGCGTACCGCCCCAGGGGGAAACTCGTCAGCAGGAAAGCGCAGGCTTTCCCGCCTGGCGTATGCTGGTGACACAAAGCTGGCGTTTTCTCGCCTGTGTTTGTTTGCTGCAAGGGGCGCACGCTGCCTACTACGGTTTTAGCGCTATATACTGGCAAGGGGCAGGCTATTCAGCGTCGGCGGTCGGCTATTTATGGTCACTGGGCGTGGTGGCGGAGGTGATCATCTTCGCCCTGAGCAAAAAGTTATTCCGCCGATTTAGCGCCCGCGACTTACTGCTGCTTTCCGCCGTCTGTGGCGTGGTACGTTGGGGGCTAATGGGCTGGAGTACGGCGCTACCGTGGCTGATTGTGATACAAATCCTGCACTGTGGCACGTTTACCGTGTGCCACCTGGCCGCCATGCGTTATATCGCTGCGCGTCAGGGAAGTGAAGTGATTCGTTTGCAAGCCGTCTATTCCGCTGTGGCGATGGGCGGCAGTATTGCTATCATGACGGTATTTGCCGGTTTTCTGTACCAACATCTGGGCAGCGGCGTATTCTGGATTATGGCGCTGGTGGCATTGCCGGCAATCTTCCTGCGACCCAAAGTGATTGCGGCCTCATGA
- the glyA gene encoding serine hydroxymethyltransferase produces the protein MLKREMNIADYDAELWQAMEQEKVRQEEHIELIASENYTSPRVMQAQGSQLTNKYAEGYPGKRYYGGCEYVDIVEQLAIDRAKELFGADYANVQPHSGSQANFAVYTALLQPGDTVLGMNLAQGGHLTHGSPVNFSGKLYNIVPYGIDESGKIDYDEMAKLAKEHKPKMIIGGFSAYSGVVDWAKMREIADSIGAYLFVDMAHVAGLIAAGVYPNPVPHAHVVTTTTHKTLAGPRGGLILAKGGDEELYKKLNSAVFPSAQGGPLMHVIAGKAVALKEAMEPEFKVYQQQVAKNAKAMVEVFLNRGYKVVSGGTENHLFLLDLVDKNLTGKEADAALGRANITVNKNSVPNDPKSPFVTSGIRIGSPAVTRRGFKEAEVKELAGWMCDVLDNINDDATIERVKAKVLDICARFPVYA, from the coding sequence ATGTTAAAGCGTGAAATGAACATTGCCGATTATGATGCCGAATTGTGGCAGGCTATGGAGCAGGAAAAAGTACGTCAGGAAGAGCACATTGAACTGATCGCCTCCGAAAACTACACCAGCCCGCGCGTGATGCAGGCGCAGGGGTCTCAGCTGACCAACAAATACGCTGAAGGGTATCCGGGTAAGCGCTACTACGGTGGTTGCGAATATGTGGATATCGTTGAGCAACTGGCTATCGATCGCGCAAAAGAACTGTTCGGCGCCGACTATGCTAACGTCCAGCCGCATTCTGGCTCTCAGGCTAACTTTGCGGTCTATACCGCGCTACTGCAACCGGGCGATACCGTTTTGGGTATGAATTTGGCGCAGGGCGGCCACCTGACTCACGGCTCCCCGGTTAACTTCTCCGGTAAACTGTACAACATCGTACCTTACGGTATTGATGAGTCCGGTAAAATTGACTATGACGAGATGGCGAAGCTGGCCAAAGAGCACAAGCCGAAGATGATTATCGGTGGCTTCTCTGCCTACTCCGGCGTGGTTGACTGGGCAAAAATGCGTGAAATCGCTGACAGCATCGGCGCATACCTGTTTGTCGACATGGCGCACGTGGCGGGCCTGATTGCCGCAGGCGTTTACCCGAACCCAGTTCCCCATGCGCATGTGGTCACTACCACCACCCATAAAACCCTGGCGGGTCCGCGCGGCGGCCTGATTCTGGCGAAGGGCGGCGACGAAGAACTGTACAAAAAACTGAACTCCGCCGTCTTCCCAAGCGCGCAGGGCGGCCCGCTGATGCACGTGATCGCCGGTAAAGCGGTGGCGCTGAAAGAAGCGATGGAGCCGGAATTCAAAGTTTACCAGCAGCAGGTTGCGAAAAACGCCAAAGCGATGGTGGAAGTGTTCCTGAACCGCGGCTACAAAGTGGTGTCTGGCGGCACTGAAAACCACCTGTTCCTGCTGGACCTGGTGGATAAAAACCTGACCGGTAAAGAAGCCGACGCCGCCCTGGGCCGTGCCAATATCACCGTGAACAAAAACAGCGTGCCCAACGATCCGAAGAGCCCGTTCGTAACCTCCGGTATCCGTATCGGTTCTCCGGCGGTCACTCGTCGCGGCTTCAAAGAAGCGGAAGTGAAAGAGCTGGCTGGCTGGATGTGCGACGTGCTGGACAACATCAATGATGACGCCACCATTGAACGCGTGAAAGCGAAAGTGCTGGATATCTGCGCACGCTTCCCGGTTTACGCGTAA
- the hmpA gene encoding NO-inducible flavohemoprotein: MLDAQTIATVKATIPLLVETGPKLTAHFYDRMFTHNPELKEIFNMSNQRNGDQREALFNAIAAYASNIENLPALLPAVEKIAQKHTSFQIKPEQYTIVGTHLLATLDEMFSPGQEVLDAWGKAYGVLANVFINREAEIYHENASKEGGWEGTRPFRIVAKTPRSALITSFEFEPVDGGTVAEYRPGQYLGVWLKPEGFAHQEIRQYSLTRKPDGKGYRIAVKREDGGQVSNWLHNHASVGDVVHLAAPAGDFFMDVVTDTPVSLISAGVGQTPMLAMLDTLAKARHTAQVNWFHAAENGDVHAFADEVSELGRTLPRFTAHTWYREPTEADRAQGGFDSEGLMDFSKLETAISDPTMQFYLCGPVGFMQFAAKQLVSLGVNNENIHYECFGPHKVL; this comes from the coding sequence ATGCTTGACGCACAAACCATCGCTACAGTAAAGGCTACCATTCCCCTGCTGGTTGAAACGGGGCCGAAGCTTACCGCCCACTTTTACGACCGCATGTTTACGCATAACCCAGAGCTCAAAGAAATCTTTAATATGAGCAACCAGCGTAACGGCGATCAGCGAGAAGCCCTGTTTAACGCCATCGCAGCCTATGCCAGCAATATCGAAAATTTACCGGCGCTGCTGCCAGCGGTAGAAAAAATCGCGCAGAAGCACACCAGTTTCCAGATTAAGCCAGAGCAGTACACTATCGTTGGGACGCATCTGCTGGCGACACTGGACGAAATGTTCAGCCCGGGTCAGGAAGTGCTGGACGCGTGGGGCAAGGCTTATGGCGTACTGGCTAATGTCTTTATCAACCGGGAAGCCGAGATTTATCACGAAAATGCCAGTAAAGAGGGTGGCTGGGAAGGCACGCGTCCGTTCCGCATCGTCGCGAAAACCCCACGCAGCGCATTGATTACCAGCTTTGAGTTTGAGCCGGTCGACGGCGGTACGGTGGCGGAATACCGTCCCGGGCAGTATCTGGGCGTCTGGCTGAAGCCGGAAGGTTTTGCGCATCAGGAGATCCGCCAATATTCACTGACCCGTAAACCGGATGGCAAAGGTTATCGTATTGCCGTGAAGCGCGAAGACGGCGGCCAGGTATCAAACTGGTTGCACAACCATGCCAGCGTTGGTGATGTGGTGCATCTGGCCGCGCCAGCAGGCGATTTCTTTATGGATGTCGTTACCGATACCCCCGTGTCACTGATTTCCGCAGGCGTCGGCCAGACGCCAATGCTGGCGATGCTTGATACGCTGGCGAAAGCGCGCCATACCGCGCAGGTGAACTGGTTCCACGCGGCGGAAAATGGTGACGTTCATGCGTTTGCTGACGAAGTGAGCGAACTGGGTCGCACCCTGCCGCGTTTCACCGCACATACCTGGTATCGCGAGCCGACCGAGGCCGATCGCGCTCAGGGGGGATTTGACAGCGAAGGTCTGATGGATTTCAGCAAACTGGAAACAGCCATCAGCGATCCGACAATGCAGTTCTATCTTTGTGGTCCGGTGGGTTTTATGCAGTTTGCCGCAAAACAGTTGGTATCCCTTGGCGTGAATAACGAAAACATTCATTACGAATGCTTCGGCCCGCATAAAGTACTGTAA
- the cadC gene encoding lysine decarboxylation/transport transcriptional activator CadC has protein sequence MQQPVVRIGEWLVTPSVNQISRQGRQITLEPRLIDLLMYFAHHPDEVLSRDNIIDHVWMRTIVTNHVVTQSISELRKSLRDGGDSNAEYIVTVPKRGYKLTAPVIWCEENSDEIDNSSTSPPVVATYTEPTDVVPAATPAQPALPQVSAKKTKKPRIAAFWTWFMFLLSLATLVVFIVMSVVDHNAAVTKTRLLLNPRDIDVRFEGGNSCNNWVSQESYAIGLGGLITDLLNTYSTFMVHDKTNYRVNEPSSSGKTLTIQFVNQRHYRAQQCFMSVVLIDNADGSTMLDKRYFVTNTNQLSIQDDLFNSLSFVLTQPWPDRMREQLALFRTPQNTALMHFYEARQLILSGDAQALGKASDILNGIIKETPDFNYAYEYKVLVDVLRQSQQPFDKEQVAALNEEFKKIDQIPGVEKTSVYYKIKTVDLLGKGDIDAAYEEINKSIELEMSWFNYVLLGKVYEMKGENRLAADAYLTAFNLRPGENTLYWIENGVFQTSVQKIVPYLNSFLAED, from the coding sequence ATGCAGCAACCTGTTGTACGCATTGGAGAGTGGCTGGTTACACCTTCTGTTAATCAAATCAGTCGTCAGGGACGCCAGATTACCCTTGAACCACGACTGATCGATCTTCTGATGTATTTTGCGCACCATCCGGATGAAGTGTTGAGCCGGGATAACATTATTGATCATGTCTGGATGCGCACCATCGTGACCAACCATGTTGTCACCCAAAGCATTTCTGAACTGCGCAAATCGTTAAGAGACGGCGGAGACAGCAATGCAGAATACATCGTTACCGTACCCAAACGCGGCTACAAGCTAACGGCACCTGTCATCTGGTGCGAAGAAAATAGCGATGAAATCGATAATTCATCGACATCGCCGCCAGTCGTAGCAACGTATACAGAACCGACGGACGTTGTGCCTGCCGCGACGCCTGCACAGCCCGCACTTCCACAAGTGTCCGCTAAAAAGACGAAGAAGCCGCGTATCGCCGCCTTCTGGACATGGTTTATGTTTCTGCTCTCGCTGGCGACTCTGGTCGTGTTTATCGTCATGTCGGTCGTGGACCATAATGCCGCGGTAACCAAAACGCGGTTATTGCTTAACCCACGAGATATAGATGTTCGTTTTGAAGGCGGTAATTCCTGTAATAACTGGGTCTCGCAGGAGTCTTACGCCATCGGTCTGGGCGGCTTAATTACCGACCTGCTGAACACCTACTCGACCTTTATGGTGCATGATAAAACTAATTACCGGGTCAATGAGCCAAGCAGTTCCGGTAAGACGTTAACCATTCAGTTTGTCAATCAGCGCCACTACCGGGCACAACAATGCTTTATGTCTGTGGTGTTAATCGATAACGCCGATGGCTCAACCATGCTGGATAAGCGCTATTTCGTGACCAATACTAACCAGTTGTCCATCCAGGATGATCTGTTCAACAGCCTCTCTTTCGTTTTAACCCAGCCCTGGCCTGATCGTATGCGGGAACAACTGGCCCTGTTCAGAACACCGCAGAATACTGCGCTAATGCATTTCTATGAAGCGCGTCAGCTTATCCTGAGTGGAGATGCACAGGCGCTAGGTAAAGCCAGCGATATTCTGAATGGCATTATTAAGGAAACGCCTGATTTCAACTATGCCTATGAATATAAAGTGCTGGTAGATGTATTACGGCAATCGCAACAGCCGTTTGATAAAGAGCAAGTGGCTGCGCTGAACGAAGAGTTTAAAAAAATAGATCAAATTCCTGGTGTGGAGAAAACGTCCGTTTATTATAAGATCAAGACCGTCGATCTGTTAGGCAAAGGTGATATTGATGCCGCGTATGAGGAAATTAATAAAAGTATTGAGCTTGAAATGTCATGGTTTAACTATGTCCTGTTAGGCAAAGTTTATGAGATGAAAGGTGAGAATCGTCTGGCGGCAGATGCCTATCTGACAGCATTTAATTTGCGCCCCGGAGAAAACACTCTGTACTGGATTGAGAATGGTGTATTTCAGACATCTGTTCAGAAAATCGTACCTTACCTGAATAGTTTTTTGGCTGAAGATTAA